From Besnoitia besnoiti strain Bb-Ger1 chromosome X, whole genome shotgun sequence, one genomic window encodes:
- a CDS encoding hypothetical protein (encoded by transcript BESB_016330) yields MPFMWRQRAYCAPVPSAFGAQQPAGSGSCGAAGVRGPLLRSNSECLSVFSEIPDGLLGHTTSVTMGNSDIFFMPKPSNLLKIALPVLVFMPNLTIFTRAWPFFAHTSA; encoded by the coding sequence ATGCCGTTCATGTGGCGCCAGCGGGCCTACTGTGCCCCAGTCCCCTCGGCGTTTGGCGCTCAGCAGCCGGCCGGCTcgggctcctgcggcgccgcaggtgtCCGCGGGCCGTTGCTCCGCTCCAACAGCgagtgtctctctgtcttttcGGAGATCCCTGACGGGCTGCTGGGCCACACCACCAGCGTCACGATGGGGAATTCGGACATTTTCTTTATGCCGAAGCCGTCGAACTTGCTGAAAATTGCGCTACCCGTCCTGGTCTTCATGCCCAACCTGACGATCTTCACCCGCGCGTGGCCGTTCTTCGCGCACACCAGCGCCTGA
- a CDS encoding aminotransferase, class V superfamily protein (encoded by transcript BESB_016340): MKVISRLARVPSSARRRLALSESLFAIPSAASTSPASSAPARFSSRASQAPSLPPPGLRASYSGRAQAAALEARPAGGVAFSVARFSSRAAEAATWRSLEEGDAAEDALRQGEKEVGGRPVYLDNQATTVQDPRVTDAMLPFVYDKFGNPHSSSHSMGWEAAEAVERARSQVAQLLGLDASRSREIIFTSGATESNNLALKGAVHYYCRAHPIAFRKSEAGVQPRVRNHIITTQLEHKCALQCCRMLQLQHKETGGAAGCDLTVLPVKLDGLVDLDELEGAIRPETLLVSVMFVNNEIGVVQDLEKIGEICKKHDVLFHTDAAQGAGKIPIDVDKMGVDLLSLSGHKIYGPKGIGALFVRAKKPRVRLQPIIDGGGQERGLRSGTLATPLCVGLGAACELALSEMENDRRHVTRLAQLLLDSVREQVPDIEVNGSLTSRYPGNLNISFTFVEGESVLMSIRDVAISSGSACTSASLEPSYVLRALGVGEEVAHTSLRFGIGRFTREEDVRQCVERLVAQVHRLRELSPLYELEMAKRRAQASGVCPNDETEGLIWT, encoded by the exons ATGAAAGTCATCTCCAGACTCGCCCGCGTGCCctcctctgcgaggcgccgcctaGCTCTTTCTGAAAGCCTTTTCGCTATtccgtccgcggcgtcgacttctcccgcgagctcggcgcctgcgcgcttctcctcgcgggcctcgcaagcgccttctctgcccccccccggccTTC gcgcctcgtaTTCGGGGCGGGCACAGGCTGCAGCGCTGGAGGCCCGCCCAGCGGGCGGCGTGgcgttttctgtcgcgcgcttctcgtcgcgcgcggcggaggcagcgacgtGGCGAAGtctggaggagggcgacgcggcggaggacgcgcttCGCcaaggagaaaaagaagtcGGGGGCCGTCCGGTGTACCTTGACAACCAGGCGACAACTGTGCAGGACCCGCGCGTCACAGATGCGATGCTTCCGTTCGTTTACGACAAGTTCGGAAATCCGCACTCGAGCTCTCACTCCATGGGCTGGGAAGCCGCCGAAGCCGTAGAACGCGCGAG GTCGCAAGTTGCGCAGTTGCTGGGGCTGGATGCGTCGCGTTCGCGAGAGATTATTTTCACTTCgggggcgacggagagcaaCAACTTGGCGCTGAAGGGCGCGGTTCACTACTACTGCCGCGCGCACCCAATTGCGTTCCggaagagcgaggcgggTGTCCAGCCGCGGGTTCGAAACCACATCATCACTACGCAGCTTGAGCACAAGTGCGCGCTTCAGTGCTGCCGcatgctgcagctgcagcacaaggagaccggcggcgcggccggctGCGACCTCACCGTCTTGCCTGTGAAACTCGACGGCCTAGTGGACTTGGATGAACTAGAGGGGGCCATTCGACCCGAGACCCTGCTCGTCTCCGTCATGTTTGTCAACAACGAAATCGGCGTCGTCCAGGACCTAGAAAAAATAGGAGAAATCTGCAAAAAACACGACGTCCTCTTCCACACTG ATGCTGCACAAGGCGCGGGGAAGATTCCGATCGACGTCGACAAGATGGGCGTCGATCTCCTCTCGCTGTCAGGGCACAAAATATACGGCCCGAAAGGCATcggcgctctcttcgtccgcgcgaagaagccccgcgtgcgcctgcagccgatTATCGATGGTGGCGGTCAAGAGAGAGGACTCAGAAGCG GAACGCTGGcgacgcctctctgcgtaGGCCTGGGGGCGGCGTGCGAGTTGGCGCTCAGCGAAATGGAGAACGATCGACGCCACGTGACGCGCCTTGCTCAACTTCTTCTCGAC TCGGTGCGGGAACAGGTTCCGGACATCGAAGTGAATGGCAGCCTGACGAGCCGGTATCCAGGCAACCTGAACATCTCTTTTACCTTCGTCGAGGGCGAGTCCGTCCTCATGAGCATCCGCGACGTCGCGATATCCTCAG GAAGTGCCTGCACCAGCGCGTCGCTGGAGCCGTCCtacgtcctccgcgccctgggcgtcggcgaggaAGTCGCGCACACGTCGCTTCGCTTCGGAATCG GCCGGTtcacgcgcgaggaagacgtcAGGCAGTGCGTGGAGCGGCTGGTCGCGCAAGTTcatcgcctgcgcgagctctCGCCGCTATACGAGCTGGAGATGGCGAAGCGCCGGGCGCAGGCCTCCGGAGTCTGCCCCAACGACGAGACGGAGGGTCTGATTTGGACCTAG